The Triticum urartu cultivar G1812 chromosome 5, Tu2.1, whole genome shotgun sequence genome contains the following window.
GTGGAAATAGATAGATTCTTCATCAAATAGAAGTTAGATGTTGGGATCATCAAGATAGAGCATGTGAGTTCAGAGCAATAAATAAATTGCAGACTGCTTGACAAGGATTAGGAACTAAAGTATGTAGTCTGGCGTGTGACAAGATGAGAATAATAGATATCTATCACCCCTCTTGAGGGGGGGGTGTTGAATGGAGCCCCATATTTTGCAGGTCAGGCCCATTCCAATGAGTGGCCGCCCTACACCAGGAGGTGCGCGAAGTTGTGCAAGACACATCCGCAAGAGCCATTGACTCGGCAGGCCCCTCCTCTGCTCAACACAAAACAACCCCGATGTTAAGCAAAACACCTTCCTCGCGGCAGCGACCAATTGATGGACCACGCGTAACGTGCGTCCCATTTAATGTCGGTCTGGTGTGAATTAAATGCGCCAAAGGGGAAGGGGGCTGATATATTTCGTACAAGAGAGTTGCATGTGTATTTTTGTGGGCTTTTTTGCGTATTTTTTCTTAATTTTTTTACGTCCTATTTTTTCCTTCGGTTCAGTCGATTTCTACCGTGGAGAAGAACAACACCCGAGTTGGAGACGGGGACGCCACGGCATCGCTGGTGAAGGCGAGGAAGCAAATTGACAGGTGCGGGTGGGGGCCTCTTAGTTTTGACCGCCGTTCAGATTAGACAATTGGTCGAGCTTAAGACAGGGACGTTGCGGCTGGCCACAGCGTCACCTACGAGGGGCAAGAGCATGCCAGGACCTCGCAGGAGACGGGCACGCCGCAGCGGCAGAGGCGGGGAAGCGGCATGACAAGTGCAGGTGGGGACTTCTAGTTTGGAGGAGGTGGAAGCAGGGCAAGATCTATTTTTCTAAAAGATCTATATATGTAATTTCAAAACCGCACGGGCTGGTCGCGTGCACCCCAGTTAGTAGTGCCCTTAAGTAAAAAAACAGTTGTGAAAAATGGCAAGTTCCTCAACATACCTCTAGGAATGTGATCTTGAGCTGATTAGATGGCTTGATTACCACGCTTACAAGTTCTGACCTACATTAAAAACAGGAAGAAGGTTCTCTGCATTAGGCATATTCGAATGCAATCCTCTATTTCTAAATAGTTGCAACCCACTGCCTTTTTTTCTTAACCGTGCAAGCACGCCACATGCATGCGTGCGACGTCATCATTATGTCATCTCGTGCATGTTGTGTGAAGAATCCTCTATTTCTAAATAGTTGCAACCCACTGCCTATTTTTCTTAACCGTGCAAGCACGCCACATGCATGCGTGCGACATCATCATTATGTCATCTCATGCATGTTGTGTGAAGAATTAGTTAGAGATGGCGCTATGCATTGATTGCATAAGAGCTAGTACAATAGTGGGCTTATAGCCATGTCATTTTTGCCTATGTGGAGGgagatgtgaaaaagtaaggggagttggctctcatgcaagagcctagctatattCGCATTTCCAGGTAAATGCAATAAATGTGAAGGAAGAGGTAGAGAGAAGATGAAAAAAAAGTACTAAGGTAATAGCCAACCTCATAGACCACATTATTGTATGAGTACCTATAGATGgtggctatagatgacatggcagttccttatGGCCATCAgttggctatattattaaccatgctatCATGCCATCTCATGCATGTGGTGTGGACAACTGATTGAAAGTGAAAAGAGTAAGTGGAGAAGGCATGTGCATAGAACTATTGTGAAGAGGTATAGGGAAAAGAGTAAGTGGAGAAGGCATGTGCATAGAACTATTGTGAAGAGGTATAGGGTAATCACAGGCCGCGTATCCAAGATCTTAAATCAATTATTTAAAAGAAACTCTAGATTGGTTTCAGAGCTTTTTTGGGATGAGCCTAGCAAATGAAAGAAAGTGAACACCATATATCAACCGACTTGAGAGAAAAAAATCATTAAATCAGTTTAACTTACCCGCAAAAAAAAGTTTAACTTACGGACAAAAATCTCAAACGATTAAAGTGCTAACTTAACATAATTTGTGTTTGCGGTGCGGTAACAATATTTCGTAGCTAGGAGTACATCTAAGCTTTCACGCAGGAAAGCCCAGAGAATAATATAGTTCCTTTACTTTCCCCAGAGAATAATATAGTTCCTTTACTTTCCTAATTTTCTAGCCAAAATTTATAAGTTTACTCCCTCCATACGGTGAAGAGTGTGTGTTTGGCTTTAAAATTGTCCACAAAAGAGTGTACTTCTATATTTCCAATGCACTTTAAAGTAGGAAAAAATACTTCTCTCTCATCACACGGTAATCAAGACCAATAACATTCTACACATGGTCTTCTTAATTTCTACATGCACTTAGCTCATTGGGGGTTGGATAATTAAAGAGGAGAGAGATGGTGGCTTGCACCTTTCCAATGCATATTTTACTTCACTTCATAATTTGTCCTAAAATTTCTAGATGTACACTCTtcaccggacggagggagtaatcattaggcctcttttggttcataggataggattatcataggaataggaatcttgtaggaaatgagatggcatgtatctcaaatcctatgagtaggaataggaaacaagatatcatttggttgacaccaaaggaatttttccattgagtctagactcttttttattttcctatgaaatgtggaggataggaaccaatcctatgtaggaataggaatccattcctatgaaccaaagggctctaaaggaaaaaatcctataagaatcctatcctctagaattcctatgaaattcctctaaaccaaaggaggcctaaaaTATAAACATTTCACACAGCTGTAAATGCAACAGGTCTGTAGCTGGTATGTCGAAAGGGGCCTTGCTTACCTACCTATCTGGAGATGCGAACCGAGCTGCGTACGCCCTGACCTTGGCCTTGTCGCCATAATAGGTCATGGCGGCGCTGAAATCCTGAAATGCAGCCGAAAACAAATCTTGAGCTCACCCAAAATTGCTATGAAAATCTGAAGCAGGGTAGGGAGAAAAGTAGACGAGACCGGTCACCTCGGGCTCCAAGATGTCGTCGAAGGACGGCGGCACGCGGATGGAGAAGCCGCTGCCGTAGTACTGCCACCACGACCTCGTGTTTGCGATGCCGACCAACAACGAGGTAGCCCCGCCGTTTGGAGGGTGAAGCGTCGGTGACTGTGACGCCGAAGGGAGCCCCTCATCTGCCGCAGTAGCGGCGGCGGGGCTCATTGCGGCTGCGGCAGCGGAGGCGGTGTAGACAGCGAAGTCGCGGCGTGTGGCGTCGCACCGGTAGAGCGGGCGCGCGGGGGTGGGTTTGTGGCATAGCCGTGGTGGCTTTGGATAAGGAGGCGAGGGGGCGAGGGGAAGCACGGCGGGGGTCATGGCGCACCACGCCCAGCGGGACACTCACGGGAGTCGGACGTCGGTCTATCCGTGTGAAGAAAGAACCCATTCTTTCTTTGCTTACTTCCCACCATCCAAATTGTTTTTTAAACATCAGCTTTATTGATCACATAACCAAAGAtataagagcaactccaacgggtcgacccaaacggacggcgcTTTTATCCGTTTTTTGTCCGTTTAGCTCGGCCCGATGGACACAAACGTCTGACGCTATGTTTGGGTCGGCGCCAGTGTCCAACGCTGGCCTGATTAATTTCATCGGCGCGTCAAAAAAAAGTATTGCAAGCATTTTGAAAATAAATACATGCATTTAATTAAACATAAAAGCCGGCCACGAAGGCCGGCGAAAGTCCACATTACATTAATTAAAACACTAAACATcctcatcggcggcggcggctgcgtcgGGACCGGTGAGGTCGATCAACGTCGGCGCAGGGTCGGCCCAGGGGAACGCCGTGTTCCAGACGGCGGTGATGTCGGGCTTTGCCGCCGCTGCCTGGGCCTGGCGCGCCTCCTTTTCGGCCTCGCGCTCGAGCATCTGCAGGCGCTCGCCCTCCCGGCGGTCCTCGGCAAGCCGAACGCGGCGCCAGTGGTCGAGGTAGGCCGCCTCCTGCTTCTCCGTCGCCCAGAGCCAGATCGACGGAGCGTTGACCCACTCACGGACTACACCGGTCCAGGAGTAGCGCTCGAGGTAGGCCGGCTcctccggctcgacgttggacgGGGACGGCGGGGCCACCGGCGGCATGACGCAGTCGCCCACCGCGGAGAGGGCCATGGCCTCCGCCATGGCTGCCTCGAAAGCCGCCTCGTCCGCCTCCCTCcaccgctcctcctcctcgctctcctTGATGGCCGCCTGGTAAACGGCCTCGGCCTCCTGGTCCTCATCGCGGACGACGAGCGCGGGCGGCGGCAGGCTGTGGTCGATGCCGCAGACGCCGCGTCGCCTCGCCTTCTCGTGCTCGAAGGCGAACCATCGAGCCCAGTTGAGCGAGTCGACGACAAAGCGCGGGTCGGCTGCTGCTCCGACGTTAGC
Protein-coding sequences here:
- the LOC125508574 gene encoding uncharacterized protein LOC125508574 isoform X3; this translates as MTPAVLPLAPSPPYPKPPRLCHKPTPARPLYRCDATRRDFAVYTASAAAAAMSPAAATAADEGLPSASQSPTLHPPNGGATSLLVGIANTRSWWQYYGSGFSIRVPPSFDDILEPEDFSAAMTYYGDKAKVRAYAARFASPDRSELVSVVIKPSNQLKITFLEAKDITELGTLKEASKLFVPGGAKIYSARTIKVKDQEGIRTYYFYEFRFDRQHVALMATVDSGKRFIYGLVQASRSWNIRFDEVIKAYGFI
- the LOC125508574 gene encoding uncharacterized protein LOC125508574 isoform X1: MTPAVLPLAPSPPYPKPPRLCHKPTPARPLYRCDATRRDFAVYTASAAAAAMSPAAATAADEGLPSASQSPTLHPPNGGATSLLVGIANTRSWWQYYGSGFSIRVPPSFDDILEPEDFSAAMTYYGDKAKVRAYAARFASPDRSELVSVVIKPSNQLKITFLEAKDITELGTLKEASKLFVPGGAKIYSARTIKVKDQEGIRLFLSIFKGILQKAMASVVKLLYEIIFCRTYYFYEFRFDRQHVALMATVDSGKTYIAAATAPETRWETDGVTLRSAAVSMSLA
- the LOC125508574 gene encoding uncharacterized protein LOC125508574 isoform X2; translation: MTPAVLPLAPSPPYPKPPRLCHKPTPARPLYRCDATRRDFAVYTASAAAAAMSPAAATAADEGLPSASQSPTLHPPNGGATSLLVGIANTRSWWQYYGSGFSIRVPPSFDDILEPEDFSAAMTYYGDKAKVRAYAARFASPDRSELVSVVIKPSNQLKITFLEAKDITELGTLKEASKLFVPGGAKIYSARTIKVKDQEGIRTYYFYEFRFDRQHVALMATVDSGKTYIAAATAPETRWETDGVTLRSAAVSMSLA